A DNA window from Daucus carota subsp. sativus chromosome 3, DH1 v3.0, whole genome shotgun sequence contains the following coding sequences:
- the LOC108215107 gene encoding glucan endo-1,3-beta-glucosidase, protein MKTAKKSLYTLSYFLLSLLLLHNIITAGSIGVNYGTLGDNLPPPAQVAQFLKDRTNIDRIKIFDVNHDIIKAFANTNIFVTVTVPNGDIPSLTDIRAARRWVSTNIKPFYPATRFLYIAMGNEILHWGPQNLIDNLVPAMRTLHKALIMSGIKDVKVTSPHSLGILESSNPPSSGKFRPGWDVGVLKPMLEFLQETKSPFMVNPYPYFGWAPQQEDFCLFKKNPGMYDPVTKKMYTNMWDQLLDAVYMGMVRLGYGHVEIVAAETGWPSMGEPFLKHVNPTNAAAYNGGLVRHVDLGTPLMPKRRIETYIFGLFNENQKPGSIAEQNFGLFRPDFSPVYDAGVLRTTSPVPNPQPQPQPKPNPQPQLKPSPQPQPKPNPQPQPKPNPQLQPTPKPSTPTGSGAKFCVAKPEASDAALQANIDYVCSNGADCKPIQAGGACFDPNNVRAHAQFIMNSYYQTNGRNAFNCDFSGTGVITTNDPSYGSCKYMA, encoded by the exons ATGAAGACAGCTAAAAAATCTCTTTACACTCTCTCCTACTTCCTTCTCTCTCTGCTCCTTCTCCACAACATCATCACCGCGGGATCCATCGGTGTCAACTACGGGACACTAGGAGACAACCTCCCCCCACCAGCCCAAGTAGCTCAGTTCCTCAAAGACCGAACCAACATCGACCGCATCAAAATCTTCGACGTCAACCATGACATCATCAAAGCCTTCGCTAACACCAACATCTTCGTCACCGTTACGGTGCCGAACGGTGACATTCCGAGTCTCACCGACATACGGGCAGCTCGCCGGTGGGTTTCTACCAACATCAAGCCGTTTTATCCGGCGACGAGGTTTCTGTACATTGCGATGGGGAACGAGATTCTTCACTGGGGTCCGCAGAATCTGATTGACAACCTCGTACCCGCTATGAGGACTCTACACAAGGCGTTGATTATGTCGGGGATTAAGGATGTCAAGGTCACCTCACCGCATTCGTTGGGTATACTTGAATCTTCGAACCCGCCTAGTTCGGGTAAGTTCCGACCCGGTTGGGATGTGGGTGTTTTGAAACCCATGTTGGAGTTCTTACAAGAGACCAAATCTCCTTTCATGGTTAATCCTTACCCTTATTTTGGGTGGGCTCCACAACAAGAGGATTTCtgcttattcaaaaaaaatccaG GTATGTATGACCCTGTTACAAAAAAAATGTACACAAATATGTGGGATCAGTTGCTTGATGCTGTGTACATGGGCATGGTTAGATTGGGGTATGGCCATGTTGAGATTGTTGCGGCGGAGACTGGGTGGCCATCTATGGGTGAGCCCTTTTTGAAACATGTGAATCCGACCAATGCGGCGGCGTACAATGGTGGACTTGTTAGACATGTCGATTTGGGGACACCTTTGATGCCTAAGAGAAGAATTGAGACTTATATTTTTGGTTTGTTTAACGAGAATCAGAAGCCGGGTTCTATTGCTGAGCAGAACTTCGGGCTTTTCCGACCCGATTTTTCGCCAGTTTATGATGCTGGAGTTTTGCGTACTACTAGTCCAGTG CCGAATCCTCAGCCGCAGCCACAGCCGAAGCCAAATCCCCAGCCGCAGCTGAAGCCAAGTCCACAGCCGCAGCCGAAGCCAAATCCACAGCCGCAGCCAAAGCCAAATCCACAGCTGCAACCTACACCAAAGCCTTCCACGCCTACAGGATCGGGTGCGAAATTTTGTGTAGCAAAACCAGAGGCATCTGATGCAGCATTACAAGCTAACATTGACTATGTGTGCAGCAACGGAGCTGATTGCAAACCCATTCAGGCTGGTGGTGCTTGTTTTGATCCAAATAATGTTAGGGCTCATGCACAGTTCATCATGAACTCTTACTACCAGACCAATGGACGGAATGCCTTCAACTGTGATTTCTCTGGCACCGGTGTCATAACAACCAATGATCCAA GTTATGGTAGTTGTAAATACATGGCATAA
- the LOC108211716 gene encoding uncharacterized protein LOC108211716 → MGEKEDKKKKKKQKHQHPNDQTTKQPSSDYSFKPISDVKGLRFGGQFIVKSFTIRRARPLELLNLLSLEKFDTKAATFPSTTAFLPTNFTILAHHAWHTLTLGLGTKKSKVVLFVFESEKMKAAMERMWPPEIPLGEVNKKLIRGSSGCEMARFKFRKGCITFYVYAVRRIGTLGFSCADDLRLILEYVVALNDFLDHTAMLAMPNQRSLNYAATTAQVAMAH, encoded by the coding sequence ATGGGAGAAAAAGaagacaagaagaagaaaaagaagcaaaagCACCAACACCCAAATGACCAAACCACAAAACAGCCTTCATCAGACTACTCATTCAAGCCCATCTCTGATGTAAAAGGCCTCCGTTTCGGCGGCCAGTTCATCGTGAAATCATTCACCATCCGCCGCGCACGCCCCCTAGAGCTCCTCAACCTCCTCTCCCTCGAAAAATTCGATACGAAAGCCGCCACTTTTCCATCCACAACAGCCTTTCTGCCAACAAACTTCACGATCCTAGCGCACCATGCATGGCACACCCTAACCCTAGGGCTCGGGACAAAGAAGTCCAAGGTGGTATTATTCGTATTCGAATCTGAAAAAATGAAGGCGGCCATGGAGCGGATGTGGCCGCCCGAAATACCCCTCGGAGAAGTGAACAAGAAGCTGATTCGGGGATCGAGTGGATGCGAAATGGCGAGATTTAAGTTCAGAAAAGGGTGCATTACGTTTTATGTGTACGCTGTACGGAGAATCGGGACTCTGGGATTTTCATGTGCGGATGATCTTAGGTTAATTCTAGAATACGTGGTTGCTTTAAATGATTTCTTGGATCACACGGCTATGCTTGCTATGCCTAATCAGAGAAGTTTAAATTATGCGGCTACTACGGCTCAGGTGGCCATGGCTCATTGA
- the LOC108213590 gene encoding glucan endo-1,3-beta-glucosidase encodes MKTTKTNLSSLSYFFLSLLLHNITTVESIGVNYGTLGDDLPPPAQVAQFLKDKTNIDRIKIFDVNHDIIQAFANTNIFVTVTVPNGDIPSLTNIRTARRWVSTNIKPFYPATKFLYIAVGNEILHWGPQNLIDNLVPAMRTLHKALIMSGVKDVKVTTPHSLGILESSNPPSSGKFRPGWDVGVLKPMLEFLQETNSSFMVNPYPYFAWAPQQEDYCLFRQNPGMVDPVTKKLYTNMWDQLLDAVYMGMVRLGYGHVEIVAAETGWPSMGEPFLKQVNPTNAAAYNGGLIRHLDLGTPMMPKRIIETYIFDLFNENQKPGSIAERNFGLFRPDFSPVYDAGVLRTGPVPQPNPQPQPTPKPSTPKRSGANFCVAKPEASDAALQANIDYVCSNGADCKPIQAGGACFDPNNVRAHAQFIMNSYYQTNGRNAFSCDFSGTGVITTNDPSYGSCKYMS; translated from the exons ATGAAGACAACCAAAACaaatctctcctctctctcctacttctttctctctctacttctCCATAACATCACCACCGTGGAATCTATCGGTGTCAACTACGGTACATTAGGAGACGACCTCCCCCCGCCAGCCCAAGTAGCTCAGTTCCTCAAAGACAAAACCAACATCGACCGCATCAAAATCTTCGACGTCAACCATGACATCATCCAAGCCTTCGCGAACACCAACATCTTCGTAACCGTTACGGTGCCGAACGGTGACATTCCGAGTCTCACGAACATACGGACGGCTCGTCGTTGGGTTTCTACAAACATTAAACCGTTTTATCCGGCTACGAAGTTTCTGTACATTGCGGTGGGAAACGAGATTCTTCACTGGGGTCCGCAGAATCTGATCGACAACCTCGTACCCGCTATGAGGACTCTACATAAGGCGTTGATTATGTCGGGGGTTAAGGATGTCAAGGTCACGACACCGCATTCGTTGggtatactggaatcttctaaCCCGCCTAGTTCGGGTAAGTTCCGACCCGGTTGGGATGTGGGTGTTTTGAAACCCATGTTGGAGTTCTTGCAAGAGACCAATTCTTCTTTCATGGTTAACCCGTATCCTTATTTTGCGTGGGCTCCACAACAAGAAGATTACTGCTTGTTCCGACAAAATCCAG GTATGGTTGACCCTGTTACGAAAAAGTTGTACACAAATATGTGGGACCAGCTGCTTGATGCTGTGTACATGGGCATGGTTAGATTGGGTTATGGACATGTTGAGATTGTTGCGGCGGAGACTGGGTGGCCATCTATGGGTGAACCCTTCTTGAAACAAGTTAATCCGACCAATGCGGCGGCGTACAATGGTGGACTAATTAGACATCTTGACTTGGGGACACCTATGATGCCTAAGAGAATTATTGAgacttatatttttgatttgtttaatgaGAATCAGAAGCCGGGTTCTATTGCTGAGCGGAATTTCGGGCTTTTTAGACCCGATTTTTCGCCTGTATATGATGCCGGAGTTTTGCGTACAGGCCCAGTG cCGCAGCCAAATCCGCAACCGCAACCTACACCAAAACCTTCCACACCAAAAAGATCGGGTGCGAACTTTTGTGTAGCAAAACCAGAGGCATCTGATGCAGCATTGCAAGCTAACATTGACTATGTGTGCAGCAACGGAGCTGATTGCAAACCCATTCAAGCCGGTGGTGCTTGTTTTGATCCAAATAATGTTAGGGCTCATGCTCAGTTCATCATGAATTCTTACTACCAGACCAATGGACGGAATGCCTTCAGTTGTGATTTCTCTGGCACTGGTGTCATAACAACCAATGATCCAA GTTATGGTAGTTGTAAATACATGTCGTAA